A window from Actinomycetospora corticicola encodes these proteins:
- a CDS encoding pyridoxamine 5'-phosphate oxidase family protein has protein sequence MTDAALDPRDLLPGSRGEHRLQERLGTTARAERFYGDQVRDRLLPSMVDFVHRMSMLFVATSDGHGECDSSLRAGPEGFVEVLDDRHVAYPEYRGNGVMASLGNIAENPHVGLMMIDFVEDLIGLHVNGTARVVEDAELRDEYPDLPSDPVPGRKAELWVVVEVEEAYIHCRKHIPRMLPADRRRRWGTDATAPKGGDFFGSAATRRAEDAADAAEAARAAEEREMSPSDEREGAGAAS, from the coding sequence ATGACCGACGCTGCCCTGGATCCGCGTGACCTGCTGCCCGGTTCGCGCGGCGAACACCGGTTGCAGGAACGACTCGGCACCACCGCCCGCGCCGAACGCTTCTACGGCGACCAGGTGCGCGACCGGCTGCTCCCGTCGATGGTGGATTTCGTCCACCGGATGAGCATGCTGTTCGTGGCGACCTCGGACGGCCACGGCGAGTGCGACTCGTCGTTGCGCGCCGGGCCCGAGGGGTTCGTCGAGGTCCTCGACGACCGCCACGTGGCCTACCCCGAGTACCGCGGCAACGGGGTGATGGCGAGCCTCGGCAACATCGCCGAGAACCCGCACGTCGGCCTCATGATGATCGACTTCGTCGAGGACCTGATCGGGCTGCACGTCAACGGGACCGCGCGCGTGGTGGAGGACGCCGAGCTGCGCGACGAGTACCCCGACCTGCCGTCCGACCCGGTGCCCGGCCGGAAGGCCGAGCTGTGGGTGGTCGTGGAGGTCGAGGAGGCCTACATCCACTGCCGCAAGCACATCCCGCGGATGCTCCCGGCCGATCGCCGCCGGCGCTGGGGCACCGACGCCACGGCGCCGAAGGGCGGCGACTTCTTCGGTTCGGCGGCGACCCGCCGGGCCGAGGACGCGGCCGACGCCGCGGAGGCCGCGCGGGCCGCGGAGGAACGTGAGATGTCCCCGTCCGACGAGCGGGAGGGCGCGGGGGCGGCATCCTGA
- a CDS encoding MBL fold metallo-hydrolase, producing MTAAGDRHAWSRPEPEPVAPGVLRVPLPLPFDALRAVNVYVLSGPDGLTLVDGGWTLTTAREVLDAALAGSGAAVGDITRFLVTHMHRDHYTQAVALSRETGAEVALGAGERDSLELMATRPTPMGAQLAGLRVAGAAALADEVAGTIPPPSDEEMADYALPDRWLADGERIAVADRTLTALETPGHTRGHLVFEAEGTAGADAASERLLFAGDHVLPHITPSIGFEPDARPGALQRFLTSLARLRERPDRRLLPAHGPVAPSVHARIDELLDHHDARLTEIERRVVAGDATAAEVAAAMTWTRRESKLDDLEGFHRVLAVLETDAHLEVLAAQGRVVREQGDDGTARHTVGA from the coding sequence ATGACTGCCGCCGGAGACCGCCACGCCTGGAGCCGACCCGAGCCGGAACCCGTGGCGCCCGGGGTGCTGCGCGTCCCCCTGCCGCTGCCCTTCGACGCCCTGCGTGCGGTCAACGTCTACGTGCTGTCCGGGCCCGACGGGCTGACCCTGGTCGACGGCGGGTGGACCCTCACCACCGCGCGCGAGGTGCTCGACGCCGCCCTCGCCGGATCGGGCGCGGCGGTCGGGGACATCACCCGCTTCCTCGTCACGCACATGCACCGTGACCACTACACGCAGGCCGTGGCGCTGAGCCGCGAGACCGGCGCCGAGGTCGCGCTCGGGGCGGGGGAGCGGGACTCGCTGGAGCTGATGGCGACGCGCCCGACCCCGATGGGCGCCCAGCTCGCCGGGCTCCGGGTCGCCGGGGCGGCGGCGCTCGCCGACGAGGTCGCGGGCACGATCCCCCCGCCCTCCGACGAGGAGATGGCCGACTACGCCCTGCCCGACCGCTGGCTCGCCGACGGGGAGCGCATCGCGGTCGCCGACCGGACCCTGACGGCGCTCGAGACCCCCGGCCACACCCGCGGCCATCTCGTCTTCGAGGCCGAGGGGACGGCGGGGGCGGACGCCGCCTCCGAGCGGCTGCTCTTCGCCGGGGACCACGTGCTGCCCCACATCACCCCGTCGATCGGCTTCGAGCCCGACGCCCGGCCGGGGGCGCTGCAGCGCTTCCTCACCTCGCTCGCCCGGCTGCGCGAGCGTCCCGACCGGCGGCTGCTGCCCGCCCACGGGCCGGTGGCGCCCAGCGTGCACGCCCGGATCGACGAGCTCCTCGACCACCACGACGCCCGGCTGACCGAGATCGAGCGGCGGGTGGTGGCGGGCGACGCGACGGCGGCCGAGGTGGCGGCGGCGATGACGTGGACCCGCCGGGAGTCCAAGCTCGACGACCTCGAGGGCTTCCACCGGGTGCTCGCGGTCCTCGAGACCGACGCCCACCTCGAGGTGCTCGCCGCGCAGGGCCGGGTGGTCCGGGAGCAGGGCGACGACGGGACCGCCCGCCACACGGTCGGGGCCTGA